The nucleotide sequence ACATATTTGTAAATCTCTATGTGTATATCATGCTAAGATAGTATGTCATTCTCTTCAATGAGCTAGAGTTTACTTAAGAGTATGAGTATGAGGAGTGGTGATAATAATAAGTGTTTAATTTAATATCTAGGGAAACAATGGTAATTAGATTTTGAGTAATGGAGAGTGATTCAGTGtctattttttaattattatttaataattctatttattatcatataaattattttaaataacaaaaaatatataaattaaataaaatagaaAATGTGGAGAAACGATTGCAGGCTTGAATCGGTTCTTTGTTGATTATTCCTCCATGCAAAATATTCGGCCATTTTATTCGGATTCGAAAATTGAGTTTGAGGAATTTGTGTTTGAAACAAGTTAATGGATTAGCAAAAGTGTTAGGTGTGTTTGGAACTTGAAACTGAGTTACGGTTTCCATTGACTCGACCATTGATTCTTCGGATTAATGTAGGGGTTGTTTGGATGGTTTTGGGTTATTTTGGTTAGAcattttttagtttttgaaattgtaGAGAGAAAAATGTTATAAAGTGTTGAGAAAATGTGAAATAGTTTGGTTGTTTGTAattatataaaagtaataatataaattattaatttaataatattagtaataaaataataatgctcCATCCGTCTCAATTTATTGTTCCCTGATAAAATTTAATTACAAAAATTAAGTGAAAGTGATTGTTACATGTACGTTTTGTTTAGTTTTCAGTTTCACTCATACTTTTTATATACTTTTTTGTTTTATATACATAAAGTAAGAGCATAAAATGAGTTAActttattattcttatttataatGCATAATTAATTTGTGACATTCAAAAAAATAGTACACACTAAATATGGGACGGAGAAagtaatttttattaaatatattcattACCAACATATAGTATTTTGAATAACAATAAAAAACACACGCTCCTGACTCGTCTTATCCGACTTGAACCCCGACGTCGTACCTTGACTGTGAGGCGATGCAGAGGCGGACTGGGGGTGACGGTCGAATTACACCGTCGCCGTCACCCGGCGTTGAAAACACTCACGACTCTGTGTGCTCTAAAAAAAACAGTTAAACTCGCAGTTTTATAATTTCTGTGGTTAATATTTTCATTTTAagaacaatataagttgattaacaaCGACTTAAGCTATACTGGAATGGAAGTAAATCTTTATATTTCATTAACTATACTGTTTTACAAATTCATATAATATAAAACCTCGTATATATGATCGTTTGCTAATTTGCTATTTACGTATTAATTCAAATAATACACAGAAAAAAAAGTATAGAAGAAAAACACATAGCTAGCATGCATATGGCCACTTGCATGATAAGACTTCAGCCCTCAACTTCCAATGTACTTAATGGATTAGCGAAAGTGTTAGGTGTGTTTGGAACTTGAAACGGAGTTACGGCCTAAATTGACTCGACCATTGATTGTCCGAATTAATGTAGGGGTTGTTTGGATGGTTGGGGTTATTTTGGTTAGAcattttttagtttttgaaattgtaGAGAGAAAAATGTTAGAAAGTATTGAGAAAATGTGAAATAGTTTGGTtatttgtaattatataaaaataataatataaattattaattaaataatattaataataaaataataatgctcCATCCGTCTCAATTtattgctctctgataaaaaatttTAACAAAGTTTAAGTGAAAGTAATTGTTACATGTATGTTTTGTTAAGTTTTCAGTTTCACTCATACTTTTTATATGcttttttttgttttatatacATAAACTAAGAGCATAAAATGAGTTAaccttattattcttatttataatGCATAATTAATTTGTGACATTCAAAAAAATAGTAGACATTAAAAATGGGACGGAGAAagtaatttttattaaatatattcattACCAACGGATAGTATTTTGAATAACAATCAAAAACACACGCTCCTGACTCGAAATATCCGACTTCGAACCCCAACGCCGTACCTCGGCTGTGAGGAGATGCCGAGGCGGACTGGGGGTGACGGTCCGATTACACCGTCGCCATCACCCAGCGTTGAAAACACTCACGACTCTGTGTGCTCTAAAAACACAGTTAAACTCGCAGTTTTATAATTTCTGTGGTTAATATTTTCATTTTAAGAACAATATAAGCTGATTAACAACGACTTAAGCTATACTGGAATGGAAGTAAATCTTTATATTTCATTAACTATACTGTTTTACAAATTCATATAATATAAAACCTCGTATATATGATCGTTTGCTAATTTGCTATTTACGTATTAATTCAAATAatacacagaaaaaaaaaaaagtaaagaaGAAAAACACATAGCTAGCATGCATACGGCCACTTGCATGATAAGACTTCAGCCCTCAACTTCCAATGTACGTGGTATCTACCCTTGCATGATAAACATATACTCCGTATGTGAAGGTacttgatatatatttattatattatatttctttTAAATTATCGTCCAAAAAAGAGTCCTCAAATAAACAATCCGGCCAGTAATTTGAAGAAACAACCCCTCCACCACCACTACTATTCTCCTCGGAGTTTGTATTAATGCTACCTGAATTGTCCACCAGTGAAGGAAGATGATTCCACGTGGAAGATGCTGATTTGTCACTCATAAGTCCCATCTGGCACTGGCCCACAACTTGATGATCAAGATCATCATTTGTTTTGACATTATTCATGAAAGTGATTTGTTGTTGGAGTGGTTGAGAGCCACCACCATTTTCAACAGGAAAAAAATTGGTCATTTCTACCCTCTCTTGATCACCTAATTCTTTTAAACAATTACTCGAAAAATATGGATTTTGTTCTTGATTTGTAGGCATCAAATTAGTTGCTAATTTATGATCGCTAACGAATGGTGACGGTTGTTGGAATAGGCTCAACAATTGAAGGTTCTGAGTTAACTGAGTATGTTGTAGCAATTCTTTGAGGTTGGCTAATGCAATTAGTTGTGGTAAGCAAGAAAACAAGTCGGTTTTCGGTTGATGGGTCATTGGGTCGATCCCCATTTGGATTAATCTTTTCTTCAAATGAGTGTTCCAGTAATTCTTGATTTCGTTATCCGTTCGTCCGGGTAGATGTGATGCTATTGTAGACCATCTATATACAAAGTAGTAAGAGAAAGTTAAATTTGGAATACAAAGGCAAAAAGTACTACGAGTACTCTTTTCGTCTCAAACTAACTGTTCATGTTTCTTATTCTATATGTCTCAAAATAATTGTGAAGTTTCAATTTCAGCTAATGTTTTAAATGTGACAGAATGAATTTTGATTGGTTAATAGGTTTAATCAAATTAGGACGGAGAGAGTACTGATTTTTTAAAATGTAAATAACAAGCTAGATGACATACTTATTTCCAAGAATTGAGTGAAGATGAAGAATAGTGTTCTCTTCGTCATTAGAGAATTTTCCTCTTTTGATATCGGGCCTTAAGTAATTCGTCCATCTCAATCGACAACTCTTTCCACATCTTCTCAAACCTACGTATCGAGATTATGAAAAAAGTTAAATTTCGTGTATGTACTTGCAATCTAATAAATCAccatacaaaaataaatatattaatatcacaATATGTCAATATGTATAACAATCATATAATTATGGCTTATTAGGAATTATATAGAACAATGTTCAATAAGTGGAACACATTAGCTGTTCGCTCTCAGGTTCACTAGTAATTAACACAAATCTCTCGCGATAGTTTAAGAATACAATTAAGAAAGATCATGTACCTGCAAGTTTAGGGAGAGCTCTCCAGCTTCCATGACCGTGTTTTAGAACGTAATCGGTGAGTTTTTGATCTTCTTCGGGAGTCCAAGGACCCTTTTTGAGGTTGTTTTCATCACAACAAGGAGATCTTCCCATGTTTCAATTAGAGAAGGTTTCTGGTTGTTTTGGAAACAGGAATGGGTCATTTGGTGTATATATATACTGATAGACAGTTGGTCACCTTTTGATTATGGTCTGTCAAAGAAATTACGACAGACAATAATAAGAATTATGATATGACGTGCAATTTTATATTAAATCATTAAACTTTTTAAGTTACTTGTGTAACTAAATAAAGTGGTTATTTTATTTTCATTGTCTTTTTTCATTTGGTCGGATATATATACTCATATATACCTATAAAAAGATAGTTTATTTTGTAGTTTTCATATACGTACAGTTGCAAAGAAATAAGCTTTGCTTGATGAACTTTATTGAGTTGACAAATTTATAACAATGTGAGTGTTCCTTTAATTCATGAATTAGCACGAGATTAACTACATATCTTCTATTTAATCAACTCGGTCAGGGCCAGCTCACAAGGGGAGCAAGCCGATCGACCGCTTGGGTTACAGAGTTTTCAGAGAgccaattttttttaatatatatagatataatcgaAGATTTGAGAAATAATAGAGTAAACACTACTACACAACTAAAGCAGCGAAAGTCCAAAAACAACAATCAAATGCTTCAGAAAAAAAGAAATTAAAGTTCAGTAGTATTCTAACAATATTACAACAAAATTATGACCAAACCTAATTTTGTACAACAATGATATTAATCGGATCAAGAGAGAGTTCATGGAGATGAAGATGATAGAGCAAATGAAAATAGACGAGGTGATTGGACAATACATGGATAAACTACGGTTTGTATAACAATAGGTTCCGGATGAGCAGTCAAGAATCCAATATTTTGTGGAGATCATGCTACTAGAATATCGAACAATGGTCAGAATGGCAACAACTTTATCCCAAGCGTTTGTGATGGTCAAGATAGCAGAAGGTGATGTGAAAGCTGCTAAGAGTAGTGTGGCAGAAAGTGTGCTACGGCAGTAAAGTCAAGCGACTAGTCAATCTAGTGGTAAGTTGAAGAAATCATCCGGATTCAGTCAGAATGGAAAATCAACTCAGAGTGGAACTGAGTCAAGTCAGAAGATTTGGTGTTATGGGTGTAGATCGTCTCACAGTAGGCCATGTTCAACTTTGACtcaaagatgtttgagatgtggattAGCGAGACATGAGATCAAGGCATGTTCATTTAGAGACAGTGTTTGTTGGAACTGTCAGAATAAGGGACACAAATCAACACAGTGTTTGTTTGCAAAGAGAATGAGTTTCGAGGCGGGGTCAGGGTCGCATTCGATGTCAGCCTGAAGATCTTTTGCTCCCACGATAGAACAAAAGAGAAAGAATCCTCATGTGGCTgaagctagagcttttcagatggtTGTAGATGTAGCTGCTACTATTGATGACGTGGATACAAGTATGTTATGGTTTTTTTTTGTGTATTGCTTAATTCTAAAATTAATTGCCCTTTGCATTGTGTTTTTACTTCTGTGTTTTGATGAAGTTACATGTTGATAGGTTGTTTATTAGTGTAGAATTAAATTATGGCATgataattattgttatattatttatGTCAACATCTATTTTAGACATTTTAAAGTATTGTACTCCGTGATCCGTTGCCATGTTGTATGTGAATTGCATGTTATATAATCATGTGATTGAATAGATATGTGTGTAATTTTCTCTACTGTTTTGCTATGTGTGACTAGATTAGTTGCGTGGAGCCCGTAGTAATGCTTTGAGGAACTATTTTTCCTTCATTTGGACCCAAGTGACTTTTAGTTGACAGTTAGGAAGTAATCGTGGTTGGTGCTTCCCGTGTTACCTCTTCTGAATATTGGGAAACCCTTGACCTGAAGGGATTTACTGAGTATGTGTTATGACTTGAAGACATGGCCGATTGTTAGACGATGTTTGGAATTGTGATCAAGTATATTGATAAGATAGAAAGGTTGAATCTAACAGTTTTATGACATCTTGGTGTGACAATGGTAACCTTTGAGAATTTGACTGAAAATGTTTGAATTATTTTGGGATTTCAAATAGTGTGATGGCAGCGAACTAAACTTGGATTACTATGTTATGTTGTGATTGTTGGTTTAAACAGTTTTGCTAGATAACGATGTGTAACGAATGACTTGTCGGTTGGTGACATGTTGAATGGATCGTTCCTTAATAACCTTATAGACTGATGGGATTTGTTAACTAGTGATGCAGTGGATTTTTATTGTCTTTTAGATTACCGATGCTTAACCATAAGGTTGTGTTTCTAGGCGAATGTTTGAACTACATAGGATTTTCCTAATTAAGTGACTCATAAtgaaagtatgatttagaataatatacttACGTCTGGCCAACATAAGTATATTGTGGAAAATCATACGAAAATTCTGGAAAGCTGACGGGAATTTAGATAATTTGAGTTGTAATTCAACTATGGACTGAAGGATGAATAATGAATTAATTGAACATGCAATTACTAGCATTGAAGGTTGTAGTGTATTAAAGATATTGAGTGAGAATGTAGTGACTGGGTAGTGGAATTTATATCTAGTGACGATTTATTATATGCTGGTTTTAGTAGATTAAATACATATCTTGTTGATATAAGTACCGATC is from Rutidosis leptorrhynchoides isolate AG116_Rl617_1_P2 chromosome 10, CSIRO_AGI_Rlap_v1, whole genome shotgun sequence and encodes:
- the LOC139872434 gene encoding transcription factor MYB93-like, whose protein sequence is MGRSPCCDENNLKKGPWTPEEDQKLTDYVLKHGHGSWRALPKLAGLRRCGKSCRLRWTNYLRPDIKRGKFSNDEENTILHLHSILGNKWSTIASHLPGRTDNEIKNYWNTHLKKRLIQMGIDPMTHQPKTDLFSCLPQLIALANLKELLQHTQLTQNLQLLSLFQQPSPFVSDHKLATNLMPTNQEQNPYFSSNCLKELGDQERVEMTNFFPVENGGGSQPLQQQITFMNNVKTNDDLDHQVVGQCQMGLMSDKSASSTWNHLPSLVDNSGSINTNSEENSSGGGGVVSSNYWPDCLFEDSFLDDNLKEI